One stretch of Girardinichthys multiradiatus isolate DD_20200921_A chromosome 2, DD_fGirMul_XY1, whole genome shotgun sequence DNA includes these proteins:
- the rps13 gene encoding 40S ribosomal protein S13 — MGRMHAPGKGLSQSALPYRRSVPTWLKLTSDDVKEQIFKLAKKGLTPSQIGVILRDSHGVAQVRFVTGNKILRILKSKGLAPDLPEDLYHLIKKAVAVRKHLERNRKDKDAKFRLILIESRIHRLARYYKTKRVLAPNWKYESSTASALVA; from the exons ATGGGTCGCATGCACGCTCCCGG AAAGGGCTTGTCCCAGTCAGCTCTGCCTTATAGGCGCAGTGTTCCCACT TGGCTGAAGCTCACATCTGATGATGTTAAAGAGCAGATCTTCAAGCTGGCCAAAAAGGGCCTAACTCCCTCTCAGATTG GTGTGATTCTGAGGGATTCCCATGGTGTTGCCCAGGTGCGTTTTGTCACTGGCAACAAGATCCTGAGGATCCTCAAGTCCAAGGGTCTTGCCCCTGACCTGCCTGAGGATCTCTACCACCTTATCAAGAAGGCTGTGGCGGTCAGGAAGCACTTGGAGAGAAACAGAAAG GACAAGGATGCCAAGTTCCGCCTGATTCTCATTGAGAGCAGGATCCACAGGCTGGCCCGGTACTACAAGACCAAGAGAGTACTGGCCCCCAACTGGAAGTA TGAGTCTTCTACAGCTTCTGCTCTGGTGGCATAA